Within the uncultured Campylobacter sp. genome, the region TCTTTTCTTCTCCTGTTATGAGTGTTCCTTCATGATCGTTAAAACTGCTTCGCGTCACCAAATTTACGTTTAATTTCTTCGCAAGCTCAACGCTTCGATTTTGCAAAACCTTCGCCCCCAAGCTCGCAAGCTCAAGCATCTCGTCGTAGCTGATGCGATCAAGCTTCTTGGCTTTGGGCTCGATGCGCGGATCGGTCGTATATACGCCGTCTACGTCGGTGTAAATTTCGCACAGATCGGCATTCAGTGCTCCTGCGACGGCGACTGCGCTAAGATCGCTTCCGCCTCGCCCGAGCGTAGTTACTTCGCCCGCGGTGCTGATACCTTGAAAGCCCGCGACGACGACGATTTTGCCCTGCTTTAACGCCTCTTGCATACTTTTTGGATCGATCGAGACTATGCGAGCTTTGGTGTGAAAATTATCCGTCACGATGCCTGCGCCTCGCCCGCTAAATGCGATCGCAGCATAGCCCTTAGCATTTAGCGCGATAGCTAAAAGTGCGCTCGTGACGCGCTCGCCCGAGCTTAGCAGCACATCCATCTCTCTGCCTACGGGAGTTTTAGTAAAAAATTCCGCCTGCTCGATGAGCTGATTGGTAACGCCGCTCATCGCAGATACGATTACCGCGACATCGTGTCCTTCGTTTTTAGTCTTTATCACGCGCTGCGCGACCGCCTCGATCCGCTCTAGCGTACCGACGCTCGTACCGCCGTATTTTTGAACGATCAGCATTAAATGTAACCCTCCTCCTTAAAATATTTTAAAACCGTCGCGTAAATCGGCTTTTTGAAGTGATTTACGTGCCTTAAAACCTCATTCGCGCCTACGAATTTAAATGCGTCGAACTCCGGAAGTTTGGTATTGATGTTTATATCGGCTAAGCTTCGCAATCTCACCAAAAAATACCTTTGAATTTGCCCGTCGTATGGGCGCATCTTTTGAGCTACCCCATCGGGAAAGTCGTAGCTAAGCCACTTCGGGCACTCAGCGATGATATCGACTTTGCTTGTTCCGATCTCCTCACCTAGCTCTCTGCGGATCGCCATCTTAGGCGTCTCACCATCGTCGATACCACCTTGAGGAAACTGCCAAGCGCCTTTGATGTCGCTTCGTTGCGCGATTAAAATTTCGCAATTAAACGGATACGAGGGCGAAAGTACGATTGCAGCGACATTCGGTCTGTAATTTTTCTCTTTTTCCATCTCGTTTTCTCACAAAAAATTTCTCAAAATTCTACCTAAAAATATTAAAATTTGCGTTAAGAGGCTTAAAATTTATATAAATTTTCAAATTAATTCGCTAAATTTTGCGACGTAAATTTAGCCCATAGGACCGCCCTTGCACATCTACATCCACGTGCCGTTTTGCACCTCCAAATGCCCGTATTGCGCCTTTGGCTCTTTTAGCGACAAATTTAGCCTCGCAAAAAGCTACTTTCGCGCGCTAGAGCTTGAGGTACGCGACTTTTTGACGAAAAATCCGCATGCGCAAATCTCTACGCTTTTTATCGGCGGAGGCACGCCAAGTGCCGTGGATGCGGGGCTTTACGACGAAATTTTTGCGCTGCTCGCGCCGCGTTTTGCCGCCAAAGCCGAAATCAGTTCTGAAGCCAACCCAAACTCCGCTAGCCCCGCTTGGCTTGGGGCGATGCGCGGTCTCGGCGTAAATCGCATCAGCTTCGGCGCGCAGAGCTTCAACGACGCCAAGCTAAAGTTACTCGGTCGCGCGCACAGTGCGGCGCAGATTTTTCTGGCGGTGCAAAATGCCAAAGCAGCGGGCTTTTATAATATAAATTTGGATCTAATCTATGCGAGCAAATTTGACTATAAAAGGAATTTAAAATTTGAAATGGCTGAGCTTGCGCGCTGCGAAGTGCCACATCTAAGCGCCTATGCGCTAAGCCTTGAGGAAAACACGCCATTTTTCGGGCGCGAAAGCTTCAAAAGGGAAAGCGCGGCTCTAGCTAAATTTCTCTTTGCTCTTGCGGCAGATAGCGGCTTTAGCCAGTATGAAATTTCAAATTTTGCCGCGCGCGGACTGCGCTGTAAGCACAATCTCTCCTACTGGCGCGGCGAGGATTACGCGGGATTTGGGGCATTTGCGGTCGGAACTAGCGGGCAGGTGCGCCTTAGCTCGCCTAAAAATTTGCGAGATTACATTGTAGATCCGCTACAAAAACAGCGCGAAGTTCTAAGCGCGCAGGATAAAAAGCTTGAGCGCATATTTCTCGGGCTGCGCTGCGTTTTGGGGCTTGAAGCGCAAATTTTAAACGCTACGGAGCTAAGCAACGCGCAGCTGCTCGTGCGCGAAAAAAAGCTGAAATTTGCCGAGGGTAAATTTTATAATCCCAACTTTTTGCTCGCCGACGAGATTGCGCTTTTTATCACGCAAGAAAGCCGCCGCGGGCGCTAAATTTAAGATTAATGAAATTTTAGTTAAAATACGCCACTTTTTACGTTAGGAAATTTTATGTTTGGTATCAGTATGCCTGAAATTACGGTCATTTTAATCATCGCGATAATCGTGCTGGGGCCCGAAAAGCTTCCAAAAGTGCTGGTCGAGCTAGCTAAATACTTCAAAGTCATCAAAAAAACCATCAACGACGCAAAATCGAGCTTCGATCAGGAGCTTCGCATAGCCGAGCTCAAAGAGGACGCCAAAAAATATAAAGAGAGTATCACACAAGCAAGCGAGGGCGTGCGCAAAAAGCTCACGTTTGAGGAGCTCGACGAGATAAAAGGCGGTATCGACTCGGTCAAAGAGACGCTAAATGCGGGGCTAAAAGACGCGGAAAGCTCTCTTAAAGAAACGCTTAGCTCGGACGCCGCCAAAGACGCGTTAAACTCCGCGAAAATCTCGGCACAAAAACAGAGCGAGACGGTAAATTTAAAAGCAAATTCGAGCGGCGAAAATTCCGCGCAAAGCTCTGCCCGCGCCGCAAACTCTACGCAAGGCTCCGCCGGCAGCGCAACAAATTCTAGCGCCGGAGACAAGGGCAAAAATTCTAGCTTCGAAAACGAAGGCGAAAATTCCATGCCGAGCACAGGCAGCGACGCGGGAAATTCCGCACAAAATACCAATGCAAGCAGTGAAGCAAAAAACGGCACGCAAAATATGAATACAAATTTAAACGGCGATGCGCAAAATTCTATGCAAAATTCCATGCAAAATAACGATACACAAAAATCATAATGAGAGAGAAATTTAATGTTTGAAGAGCTAAAACCCCATCTAGCCGAGCTTCGCAAGCGCCTAGTGATCTGCGTGCTGTCCGTCATCGTCCTTTTTATCGCGTGCTTCGGCTTTTGGGAAGATATTTTAGGCTTTATGACCCGCC harbors:
- a CDS encoding RNA pyrophosphohydrolase — translated: MEKEKNYRPNVAAIVLSPSYPFNCEILIAQRSDIKGAWQFPQGGIDDGETPKMAIRRELGEEIGTSKVDIIAECPKWLSYDFPDGVAQKMRPYDGQIQRYFLVRLRSLADININTKLPEFDAFKFVGANEVLRHVNHFKKPIYATVLKYFKEEGYI
- a CDS encoding aspartate kinase yields the protein MLIVQKYGGTSVGTLERIEAVAQRVIKTKNEGHDVAVIVSAMSGVTNQLIEQAEFFTKTPVGREMDVLLSSGERVTSALLAIALNAKGYAAIAFSGRGAGIVTDNFHTKARIVSIDPKSMQEALKQGKIVVVAGFQGISTAGEVTTLGRGGSDLSAVAVAGALNADLCEIYTDVDGVYTTDPRIEPKAKKLDRISYDEMLELASLGAKVLQNRSVELAKKLNVNLVTRSSFNDHEGTLITGEEKMEDAVISGIALDKNQARITIRNVEDRPGVAAEIFSALASKEINVDMIVQNIGRNGETNLGFTVPQNELQTAYAVMKEVNPNPNSIIESDADIVKVSLVGVGMKSHSGIASKAFKTLADEGINIQMISTSEIKISMIVEAKYGELAVRALHKAYDLDK
- the hemW gene encoding radical SAM family heme chaperone HemW, which produces MHIYIHVPFCTSKCPYCAFGSFSDKFSLAKSYFRALELEVRDFLTKNPHAQISTLFIGGGTPSAVDAGLYDEIFALLAPRFAAKAEISSEANPNSASPAWLGAMRGLGVNRISFGAQSFNDAKLKLLGRAHSAAQIFLAVQNAKAAGFYNINLDLIYASKFDYKRNLKFEMAELARCEVPHLSAYALSLEENTPFFGRESFKRESAALAKFLFALAADSGFSQYEISNFAARGLRCKHNLSYWRGEDYAGFGAFAVGTSGQVRLSSPKNLRDYIVDPLQKQREVLSAQDKKLERIFLGLRCVLGLEAQILNATELSNAQLLVREKKLKFAEGKFYNPNFLLADEIALFITQESRRGR